In one window of Cytophagaceae bacterium ABcell3 DNA:
- the rnr gene encoding ribonuclease R, whose product MSKKKTHQNDPEALEFFKQKAASLFKSSKSKPLSQKQISKKLNIRNPADKDLLNYALTQLEKEGVLERHKDGTWKKPAGTKTIVGKVDFVNARFGYILNEENDSGDIWVSGSRMKNALDGDTVRARIYEGDPRKGRKLEGEVIEVLERGRDTFVGTIEFSPRFAFVIPDSRKMHQDIFIPLEKVKDAKDGEKVIVKLAEWPSKDRSPVGEVVTVLGEAGSNDVEMHAIMVEFGLPYEFPEKVLKAADKISEEISEEEISKRKDMRGITTFTIDPHDAKDFDDALSVRKLDNGNWEVGIHIADVTHYVKPNTLLEREAYRRATSVYLVDRVVPMLPEKLSNKLCSLRPHEDKLTFSAVFELDENANVKNQWFGKTVTHSDRRFAYEEVQEIIETGEGDYSEEIKVLNELAHKLRADRFKKGSIAFETVEVKFRLDENGKPLEVVPKIRKDAHKLIEDFMLLANRKVAEFVYFMKKGKVKNTFVYRIHDHPNPDKLTAFAVFAGKFGHVLNLKDANVADELNTLVTELEGKPEQNVLQSLAIRTMAKATYSTEPEIHFGLAYKHYTHFTSPIRRYPDMMVHRLLEHYLNGGKTVNKILYQEKCEHASEMEKMAADAERASIKYKQVEFMNSMEEGKIYEGIISGVIEHGIFVEMVETKCEGFVRISEIEDDYYEADLDNYRLIGKKNKRMFTLGDKVNVTIKRTDLGRRTIDLLLA is encoded by the coding sequence ATGAGCAAAAAAAAGACACACCAAAATGATCCAGAGGCATTAGAGTTTTTCAAACAAAAAGCAGCTTCTCTTTTTAAGAGCAGCAAATCTAAGCCTCTTTCACAAAAGCAAATAAGCAAAAAGCTTAATATCAGAAATCCAGCAGACAAAGATCTGCTAAACTATGCACTGACCCAGCTAGAAAAGGAAGGGGTACTAGAAAGGCATAAGGACGGCACGTGGAAAAAACCTGCCGGTACAAAGACCATTGTGGGCAAGGTCGATTTTGTCAATGCCAGGTTTGGCTACATTTTAAATGAAGAGAATGACTCCGGCGACATATGGGTAAGTGGCAGCCGAATGAAAAATGCCTTAGATGGAGATACTGTAAGAGCCCGAATATACGAGGGGGATCCTAGAAAAGGAAGGAAGTTAGAAGGTGAAGTAATAGAAGTACTGGAAAGGGGGCGCGACACCTTTGTTGGCACGATTGAATTTTCTCCAAGATTTGCCTTTGTAATCCCTGATAGCAGAAAAATGCACCAGGACATTTTTATTCCCCTGGAAAAAGTCAAAGATGCAAAAGATGGCGAAAAGGTAATTGTCAAACTAGCCGAATGGCCTTCAAAAGACAGAAGTCCTGTGGGAGAAGTTGTTACTGTCCTTGGAGAAGCAGGTTCCAACGATGTGGAAATGCACGCCATTATGGTAGAGTTTGGACTACCCTATGAATTTCCAGAAAAAGTGTTGAAAGCAGCAGACAAAATCTCTGAGGAAATTTCAGAAGAAGAAATATCCAAACGGAAAGATATGCGGGGCATTACCACTTTTACCATAGACCCTCATGACGCCAAAGACTTCGATGACGCACTCTCTGTACGAAAACTTGACAATGGAAACTGGGAAGTGGGAATACACATTGCCGATGTCACCCATTACGTCAAGCCCAATACGCTACTCGAAAGAGAAGCTTACAGAAGGGCCACCAGCGTATACCTGGTTGATAGGGTAGTGCCAATGTTACCAGAAAAGCTGTCCAATAAACTTTGCTCGCTAAGGCCACATGAAGACAAATTGACTTTCTCTGCCGTTTTTGAGCTAGACGAAAACGCCAATGTCAAAAATCAATGGTTTGGCAAAACTGTTACCCACTCCGACAGAAGATTTGCTTACGAGGAAGTACAGGAAATCATTGAAACTGGAGAAGGCGATTATAGTGAAGAAATAAAAGTCCTAAACGAACTGGCACACAAACTCAGGGCAGACAGGTTCAAAAAAGGCTCGATCGCATTTGAAACCGTAGAAGTCAAATTTAGGCTAGATGAAAATGGGAAACCGTTAGAGGTAGTTCCTAAAATCAGAAAAGACGCACATAAGCTCATAGAAGACTTCATGCTCCTTGCCAACAGAAAAGTTGCTGAATTTGTATACTTTATGAAAAAAGGCAAGGTTAAAAATACTTTTGTCTACAGAATCCACGACCATCCAAACCCAGACAAATTAACTGCTTTTGCTGTTTTTGCAGGAAAGTTTGGACATGTCTTGAACCTGAAAGACGCCAACGTAGCTGACGAGCTAAATACACTTGTAACAGAGCTCGAAGGAAAACCAGAGCAAAATGTATTGCAGAGCCTGGCCATCAGGACTATGGCCAAAGCAACTTATAGCACAGAGCCAGAAATTCACTTTGGCCTGGCTTATAAACATTACACCCACTTCACCTCTCCCATCAGGCGGTATCCTGATATGATGGTCCACCGACTGTTAGAGCATTACCTAAACGGGGGAAAAACTGTAAATAAAATTCTCTATCAGGAGAAATGCGAACATGCTTCTGAAATGGAGAAAATGGCCGCTGATGCAGAAAGGGCTTCCATAAAGTATAAACAAGTTGAGTTTATGAACAGCATGGAAGAGGGCAAAATTTACGAAGGAATTATATCTGGTGTCATAGAACATGGTATCTTTGTGGAAATGGTAGAAACCAAATGTGAAGGGTTTGTCAGGATCAGCGAGATCGAAGACGACTACTATGAAGCCGACCTGGACAATTACAGGTTGATAGGGAAAAAGAACAAAAGAATGTTTACCCTAGGCGATAAAGTCAATGTCACAATAAAACGAACAGACCTTGGCAGGAGAACCATAGACCTGTTATTAGCATAA
- a CDS encoding polyprenyl synthetase family protein, producing MIFERKKTLELINSSLEEYKFGNDPKELYEPIKYILSLGGKRLRPFLTLAAANLFTDDYTRALKPALAVEVFHNFTLMHDDIMDKAPIRRNKPTVHEKWNSNIAILSGDVMFVKAYDLLLEADKEHLPEAIRLFNKCAAEVCEGQQHDMNFESREMVSEEEYLHMIKLKTAVLLGFSLRLGALLSGASKKDAELLEEAGINIGLGFQLKDDLLDVFGEQNKVGKKTGGDIAANKKTFLLIKALELANKDQKQNLINLLASSNEEEKIKKVTALYNELQIEKLAEKKAEQHFSKGLQNLKAVDAPIYKKNMLKDFILSLMKREN from the coding sequence ATGATTTTTGAGAGAAAAAAAACGCTGGAGTTAATCAACTCCAGCTTAGAAGAATATAAGTTTGGCAACGACCCCAAAGAGCTGTATGAACCCATAAAGTACATATTAAGCTTAGGCGGAAAAAGACTTAGGCCTTTTCTGACCCTAGCAGCAGCCAACCTATTTACAGACGACTATACCAGAGCTTTAAAGCCTGCACTGGCAGTAGAGGTCTTCCATAATTTCACACTGATGCACGATGATATTATGGACAAGGCCCCAATAAGGAGAAACAAGCCTACCGTACATGAAAAATGGAACAGCAATATTGCTATTCTTTCGGGTGATGTCATGTTTGTGAAAGCTTACGACCTTCTGCTAGAGGCAGACAAAGAACACCTACCCGAAGCGATCAGACTGTTTAACAAATGTGCAGCAGAAGTTTGTGAAGGACAACAACATGATATGAACTTCGAAAGCCGTGAAATGGTAAGCGAAGAAGAGTATCTACATATGATAAAGCTTAAAACCGCTGTTTTACTTGGGTTCAGTCTAAGACTTGGTGCTTTATTGAGCGGAGCGTCAAAAAAAGATGCGGAGCTATTAGAAGAGGCCGGCATAAACATTGGCTTGGGCTTTCAGCTAAAAGATGATTTGTTAGATGTTTTTGGAGAGCAAAATAAGGTTGGGAAAAAAACAGGTGGTGACATAGCTGCCAATAAAAAAACTTTCCTCCTCATAAAAGCATTGGAATTAGCCAACAAAGACCAAAAGCAAAATCTTATAAACCTGCTAGCGTCTTCTAATGAAGAGGAAAAGATCAAAAAGGTAACAGCTTTATATAATGAGCTGCAAATTGAAAAACTGGCAGAGAAAAAAGCAGAACAGCACTTCAGCAAAGGTTTGCAAAACTTAAAAGCTGTAGATGCACCTATTTACAAAAAAAATATGCTTAAAGATTTTATTCTTTCGTTAATGAAAAGGGAAAACTAA
- a CDS encoding DegT/DnrJ/EryC1/StrS family aminotransferase: MPEIKFSDLKRILAPQMPDIKGAMEEVVDSGWYILGNKVKEFERVFASFVGTSFCVGTGSGLGALTLSLEALCLPAGSEVLLPANTSIATALAVSRSNLVPVFVDVDPATFNIDVADAQRKVKKHTRAVIAVHLFGRCCDMDALLTMCQTHGLFLIEDVAQANGATYKGEMAGSFGHISAFSFYPTKNLGALGDGGAVLTNDEGLYDKVLKLRNYGALSKDEHELKGANCRLDEIQAAVLLVRMKFFEQQQQERLAIARFYCENITNPYIIVPENVHNGKHAWHLFVVRCKHRAELVHFLKPKGIDTLIHYPKAIHQQKAYKEFHQLTLPVVEQLQEEILSIPLYPGLRWDEVEYIVKVLNDFAPTNN, translated from the coding sequence ATGCCCGAAATCAAGTTTTCTGACTTAAAAAGAATACTCGCTCCACAAATGCCCGATATCAAAGGTGCCATGGAAGAGGTAGTTGATTCCGGATGGTATATTCTTGGAAATAAAGTTAAGGAATTTGAACGTGTTTTTGCCTCATTTGTCGGAACTTCTTTTTGTGTAGGGACGGGTTCTGGCCTTGGAGCTTTGACTTTATCTTTAGAAGCGTTGTGCTTACCTGCTGGAAGTGAAGTATTGCTGCCTGCAAATACTTCGATAGCTACAGCACTTGCTGTAAGCCGTAGCAATTTAGTGCCTGTTTTTGTAGATGTTGACCCTGCAACCTTTAATATAGACGTGGCTGATGCCCAGCGCAAGGTAAAAAAACATACGAGGGCTGTAATTGCGGTTCATTTGTTTGGCCGGTGTTGCGATATGGATGCTCTTTTAACCATGTGTCAAACCCATGGGCTTTTTCTTATAGAGGATGTGGCTCAGGCAAATGGAGCAACTTATAAGGGTGAAATGGCCGGTAGCTTTGGTCATATTTCTGCCTTTAGTTTTTATCCGACGAAGAATTTGGGGGCTTTGGGTGATGGAGGGGCTGTGCTTACCAATGATGAAGGTTTGTATGATAAGGTGCTTAAGCTAAGAAACTACGGCGCACTGAGTAAAGACGAGCATGAGTTGAAGGGTGCGAACTGTAGGCTGGATGAGATTCAAGCGGCTGTCCTTTTGGTGCGGATGAAATTCTTTGAACAACAGCAACAAGAGCGGTTAGCGATCGCCCGATTCTATTGTGAAAATATTACCAATCCTTATATTATAGTTCCTGAAAACGTGCATAATGGTAAACATGCTTGGCACTTGTTTGTAGTCCGGTGCAAGCATAGGGCTGAATTGGTGCATTTCTTAAAACCAAAAGGTATTGATACGCTTATTCATTACCCTAAGGCAATTCACCAACAGAAGGCGTACAAAGAATTTCATCAATTGACTTTGCCTGTGGTGGAGCAGTTGCAGGAGGAGATTTTGTCGATTCCTCTTTACCCTGGACTTAGGTGGGATGAAGTGGAGTATATTGTAAAAGTGCTCAATGATTTTGCTCCCACAAATAATTAA
- a CDS encoding rhomboid family intramembrane serine protease yields MVLSATTFIIIVTVIASLYAWSKPHLYQKWMLNPYQVKNNKQYWRFITSGFIHADYIHLGFNMFSLYFLGRFLEQVFQVFFTEYGSLIYIGLYLAGIIVSDIPTYLKHKENSYYNSLGASGGVSAVLFSYVLFQPTHNLYLFAVIPIPAIIFGLLYLLYSYQMARRGGDFINHDAHFYGAVFGIVATIILIPDSVRIFIEQINNWQLFSQILLW; encoded by the coding sequence ATGGTCTTAAGTGCAACCACTTTCATAATAATAGTTACCGTCATTGCCAGCTTATACGCTTGGAGCAAACCACACCTATACCAAAAATGGATGTTGAACCCGTATCAGGTAAAAAACAACAAGCAGTACTGGCGTTTTATAACCTCAGGCTTTATCCATGCCGATTATATCCACTTAGGGTTCAATATGTTTTCTTTATATTTTCTGGGCAGGTTTTTAGAGCAAGTATTCCAGGTATTTTTTACCGAATACGGATCCTTAATATACATTGGCCTGTATTTGGCAGGTATTATAGTTTCTGATATTCCGACCTATCTAAAGCACAAAGAAAACAGCTATTACAATTCTTTGGGGGCGTCTGGAGGTGTTTCAGCGGTTCTTTTCTCATACGTACTGTTCCAGCCAACCCACAATTTATACCTATTTGCCGTAATCCCAATTCCAGCAATTATCTTTGGACTCCTATATTTATTGTACTCCTACCAAATGGCCCGAAGAGGTGGGGACTTCATAAATCACGACGCCCACTTTTACGGAGCAGTCTTTGGCATAGTAGCCACTATAATTCTTATCCCGGACTCTGTAAGAATATTTATAGAGCAAATAAATAACTGGCAGCTATTTTCACAGATCCTTTTATGGTAA
- the rpmA gene encoding 50S ribosomal protein L27: MAHKKGAGSSRNGRESQSKRLGVKIFGGQAAIAGNIIVRQRGTLHHPGKNVGLGKDHTLFALVDGTVTFKKGRKDRSFVSVEPFAAE; this comes from the coding sequence ATGGCACATAAGAAAGGAGCGGGTAGCTCACGAAACGGAAGAGAATCGCAAAGTAAGCGTCTAGGTGTTAAGATCTTTGGAGGTCAGGCAGCTATCGCTGGTAATATAATTGTTAGACAAAGAGGCACTTTACACCACCCAGGTAAAAACGTTGGTTTGGGTAAAGATCATACTCTTTTTGCCCTTGTTGATGGTACTGTTACTTTCAAAAAAGGTAGAAAAGACAGATCTTTTGTTTCAGTAGAACCTTTTGCTGCTGAATAG
- the rplU gene encoding 50S ribosomal protein L21, producing the protein MYAIVDIAGKQYKAEKDKFIYTNKLAAEPGAGVEFDQVLLLNDGSKTQVGAPVVKGAKVSGKVLEHVKDDKVIVFKKKRRKGYKKTQGHRQGYTKVLIETIS; encoded by the coding sequence ATGTACGCAATAGTTGACATAGCCGGAAAGCAATATAAGGCAGAAAAAGATAAATTCATCTATACCAACAAGCTGGCGGCTGAGCCCGGTGCAGGTGTTGAATTTGATCAAGTTCTTCTGTTAAACGACGGAAGCAAAACGCAGGTGGGAGCACCTGTAGTTAAAGGCGCTAAAGTTAGTGGCAAAGTTCTTGAGCATGTTAAAGATGACAAAGTAATCGTCTTCAAGAAGAAGAGAAGAAAAGGTTACAAAAAGACACAAGGCCATAGACAAGGCTATACTAAAGTATTAATTGAGACTATTTCTTAA
- a CDS encoding ribonucleoside-diphosphate reductase small subunit: MSEIEPLLKENKNRFVLFPIQHDDIWQMYKQEEASFWTAEEIDLTQDLSDWEKLNDGERHFISHVLAFFAASDGIVNENLAQNFLEEVQYPEAKCFYGFQIMMENIHSETYSLLIDTYIKDPKEKSKLFNALETIPCVTKKGEWALRWIENGSFAERLVAFAAVEGIFFSGSFCSIFWLKKRGLMPGLSFSNELISRDEGLHCDFACLLYTEHIKNKLPVDKLTKIITDAVEIEQEFVVDALPVNLIGMNAKLMSQYIEFVADRLLVALGCPKVYNATNPFDFMEMISLQGKTNFFEKRVAEYQKAGVMGDGKDHTFKMDEDF; encoded by the coding sequence ATGAGCGAAATAGAACCATTATTGAAGGAAAACAAAAACCGTTTTGTACTTTTCCCTATACAGCACGACGACATCTGGCAAATGTATAAACAGGAAGAGGCAAGTTTTTGGACAGCAGAAGAAATAGATTTGACACAAGACTTATCAGACTGGGAAAAACTCAATGATGGTGAAAGACACTTTATTTCTCACGTCCTCGCTTTTTTCGCAGCAAGCGACGGAATCGTAAATGAGAACCTTGCTCAAAACTTTCTAGAAGAAGTGCAGTACCCTGAAGCAAAGTGCTTCTACGGTTTCCAAATCATGATGGAGAACATCCACTCTGAAACCTATTCTTTGCTAATTGACACTTATATTAAAGACCCTAAAGAAAAGTCCAAGCTTTTCAACGCGCTTGAAACTATTCCTTGCGTAACTAAGAAAGGCGAATGGGCTTTGCGTTGGATAGAAAACGGGTCATTTGCAGAAAGGCTTGTAGCTTTCGCCGCAGTAGAAGGAATCTTCTTCTCTGGAAGCTTTTGCTCTATATTCTGGCTTAAGAAAAGAGGCCTGATGCCTGGACTAAGTTTCTCAAACGAACTAATATCAAGGGACGAAGGACTACATTGCGACTTTGCTTGCTTGCTTTATACAGAGCACATCAAAAATAAGCTACCTGTAGATAAGTTAACCAAGATCATTACAGATGCCGTTGAGATCGAACAAGAGTTTGTTGTTGACGCCCTTCCGGTAAACCTTATTGGAATGAACGCCAAGCTTATGTCTCAATACATTGAATTTGTGGCAGACAGATTGCTGGTTGCATTAGGTTGCCCTAAAGTATACAATGCTACTAACCCATTTGACTTTATGGAAATGATTTCTCTTCAAGGAAAAACAAACTTCTTTGAAAAGCGGGTCGCTGAATACCAAAAGGCAGGTGTAATGGGAGACGGAAAAGACCATACCTTTAAAATGGACGAAGATTTCTAA
- a CDS encoding ribonucleoside-diphosphate reductase subunit alpha, which translates to MFVIKRDGRRESVKFDKITARIEKLCYGLDLNYINPIDISKKVIDGLYDGVSTVELDNLAAETAASMTTKHPDYAILAARVAISNLHKVTSKSFSNTMKRLYTYVDPKTGENASLISKDVYEAVRKHAALLDSTIIYDRDFNYDYFGFKTLERSYLLRLDGKVVERPQHMIMRVAIGIHTNNIEAAIETYNLMSEKWFTHATPTLFNAGTPKPQLSSCFLLTMKDDSIEGIYDTLKQCAKISQSAGGIGLSIHNVRATGSYIKGTNGTSNGIIPMLRVFNDTARYVDQGGGKRKGAFAVYLEPWHSDIFEFLDLRKNHGKEELRARDLFYALWTPDLFMKRVEENKEWSLFCPHEAPGLADTYGKEFEALYEKYEREGRARKKVKAQELWFAILESQTETGTPYMLYKDHANKKSNQKNLGTIKSSNLCTEIMEYTSEDEVAVCNLASLALPKFVQDGKFDHQKLYEVTYVVTKNLNRIIDVNYYPVPEAQNSNVRHRPIGLGVQGLADTLIMLRMPFESDEAKALNTDIFETIYFAAMTASKDLSKKDGPYETFKGSPVSKGIFQFDMWGVTPSSGRWDWDSLKKEVKQHGVRNSLLLAPMPTASTSQILGNNECFEPYTSNIYTRRVLSGEFVVVNKHLMKDLIKVGLWNDKMKNKLIEANGSVQNIPEIPQHIKDLYKTVWEIKQKTLIDMAADRGAYICQSQSLNVHIQDPNFGKLTSMHFYAWKRGLKTGMYYLRTKAAADAIKFTVEKQSKASLKAMQAKDKNMSDMSCSLDNPEGCESCSG; encoded by the coding sequence ATGTTTGTAATTAAAAGAGATGGCAGACGCGAGTCTGTAAAATTTGATAAAATAACAGCACGTATAGAAAAACTTTGCTACGGGCTGGATCTGAACTACATCAACCCTATTGATATCTCCAAAAAAGTTATCGATGGCCTGTATGATGGTGTCTCTACCGTGGAGCTGGATAACTTGGCAGCTGAAACTGCAGCTTCCATGACCACAAAGCACCCTGATTATGCCATTCTGGCTGCAAGGGTTGCTATATCTAACCTGCACAAGGTTACAAGCAAGTCTTTTTCAAATACAATGAAAAGACTATATACCTATGTAGACCCTAAAACAGGCGAGAATGCTTCTCTTATTTCCAAAGATGTATATGAAGCAGTAAGAAAGCATGCGGCTCTATTAGACTCTACTATCATTTATGACAGGGACTTTAACTATGACTACTTTGGCTTTAAGACTTTAGAGCGCTCGTACCTACTAAGACTAGACGGCAAAGTAGTAGAAAGGCCTCAGCACATGATCATGAGGGTGGCCATAGGTATTCATACCAATAATATAGAAGCCGCTATCGAGACTTATAACTTAATGTCCGAGAAGTGGTTTACCCATGCTACACCTACCTTATTTAATGCTGGCACTCCAAAACCGCAGTTGTCTTCATGCTTCCTTTTGACCATGAAGGATGACAGCATTGAGGGTATTTATGACACCTTAAAGCAGTGTGCCAAAATATCTCAATCGGCCGGTGGTATAGGCTTAAGCATTCACAATGTCCGGGCAACTGGCTCTTATATCAAAGGAACCAACGGAACCTCCAACGGTATCATACCAATGCTTCGGGTGTTTAATGATACGGCAAGGTATGTTGACCAAGGTGGAGGTAAAAGGAAAGGTGCTTTTGCTGTTTATCTTGAACCTTGGCACTCTGACATCTTTGAGTTCCTTGACCTAAGGAAGAACCATGGAAAAGAAGAACTAAGGGCAAGAGACTTATTCTATGCATTGTGGACGCCAGACTTGTTCATGAAGCGTGTAGAAGAGAACAAAGAATGGTCGCTATTCTGCCCTCATGAAGCGCCAGGTCTTGCCGATACTTATGGCAAAGAGTTTGAAGCCCTTTATGAGAAATACGAAAGGGAAGGTCGCGCAAGGAAGAAGGTCAAAGCGCAGGAGCTGTGGTTCGCCATCTTGGAATCTCAAACAGAAACAGGAACTCCTTATATGCTTTATAAGGACCATGCCAACAAAAAATCTAACCAGAAAAACCTGGGTACGATCAAGTCTAGCAACCTATGCACAGAGATCATGGAGTACACCTCCGAAGACGAGGTAGCTGTTTGTAACCTAGCATCGTTGGCCTTACCTAAATTTGTTCAAGACGGGAAGTTCGACCATCAAAAACTATATGAGGTAACTTATGTAGTAACTAAAAACCTCAACAGGATAATTGATGTAAACTACTACCCTGTTCCAGAAGCACAAAACTCTAATGTTCGCCACAGACCTATAGGACTTGGTGTACAAGGTTTGGCAGACACTTTGATTATGCTGCGCATGCCATTCGAGTCAGACGAGGCCAAGGCGTTGAACACAGACATCTTCGAGACCATTTATTTTGCGGCAATGACAGCTTCTAAGGATCTTTCCAAAAAAGACGGTCCGTATGAAACCTTTAAAGGCTCTCCGGTATCCAAAGGAATCTTCCAGTTTGATATGTGGGGCGTAACTCCTTCTTCAGGTCGTTGGGATTGGGATTCGTTGAAAAAAGAAGTTAAACAGCACGGTGTAAGGAACTCATTGCTTCTAGCGCCTATGCCAACAGCTTCTACTTCACAAATTCTTGGAAACAACGAATGTTTTGAACCTTATACGTCAAACATCTATACACGCCGTGTGCTTTCAGGTGAATTTGTTGTAGTTAACAAACACCTAATGAAAGACCTGATCAAGGTAGGCTTGTGGAATGATAAGATGAAAAATAAGCTTATTGAAGCGAACGGATCTGTACAAAACATTCCTGAGATCCCACAGCATATAAAAGACCTTTATAAGACAGTCTGGGAAATCAAGCAGAAAACACTTATAGACATGGCGGCTGACAGAGGTGCTTATATTTGTCAAAGCCAAAGCCTTAACGTACATATACAAGATCCGAACTTTGGAAAGCTTACCTCTATGCACTTCTACGCATGGAAGAGAGGCCTTAAAACAGGTATGTACTATCTGAGGACAAAAGCAGCAGCAGACGCTATTAAGTTTACTGTTGAAAAGCAATCCAAGGCTTCGCTTAAGGCAATGCAAGCAAAGGACAAAAACATGAGCGACATGAGCTGCTCACTGGACAATCCAGAGGGCTGTGAGTCATGTAGCGGCTAA
- a CDS encoding RNA polymerase sigma factor — MNTAEFTYSLQEAIGNLKPAAYKLTKNTEEANDLLQETYLRAYDQKNKFLKGSNLNAWIYTIMKNIFINNYQRMVRRKTFLDTTELQFFVNNPGREEKKRDTYYESLTGSELRKALKKLNKDQRVPFIMHFTGYKYYEIAESLQIPLGTVKTRIRNARKNLQVYLKEYQYN, encoded by the coding sequence ATGAACACGGCTGAATTCACATATAGTTTACAAGAGGCTATAGGAAACTTAAAACCTGCAGCTTATAAGCTGACTAAAAACACCGAAGAGGCCAATGACCTATTACAGGAAACATACTTGAGGGCATATGATCAGAAAAACAAGTTTTTAAAAGGCTCAAACCTAAATGCTTGGATCTACACCATTATGAAAAATATCTTTATTAACAATTACCAAAGAATGGTAAGAAGAAAAACATTCTTGGACACAACTGAGTTACAGTTCTTTGTCAATAACCCTGGTAGGGAAGAGAAAAAGCGTGACACATATTATGAAAGTCTAACAGGTAGTGAGTTACGAAAGGCTCTCAAGAAATTAAATAAAGACCAAAGAGTTCCATTCATCATGCATTTCACCGGCTACAAGTATTATGAAATAGCGGAGAGCTTACAAATCCCGTTAGGCACAGTGAAAACAAGGATTCGTAATGCCCGGAAAAACCTCCAGGTATATTTAAAGGAATATCAATACAATTAA
- the crtI gene encoding phytoene desaturase family protein: MKTALIIGTGLGGLSTALRLTTHGYKVTMVEKYHKPGGRLNQLESKGFKFDMGPSFFSMSYEFEELFKSCNIKNPLSFQELDPLYAVNFEGNPKAYLIHKNLDKLAEEFAEIEPNFKKNAQRYLQAAKEIFHDTEHRVIKRNFSNKLDYLKSLTGVPLKHGPKLFRTMWKELESHFSSEEVKIIFSLVAFFLGSTPFDTPAVYSLLNYTELQHDGYWKVKGGMYKITEELVKVLEERKVEIHYNTEIKGIDIKNNAISNFIDQNGKRWKADVYVTNSDAAAFRGKILGRKKYEEKKLDKMHWTLAPFTIYLGVKGKIPNLHHHNYFLGNNFKAYSDTIFKTSVAPEKPYYYVNVSSKSEPSCAPPDCENLFILCPVPDKRFKSNWTDREALANNIIADLSKRISYDLKENTITQTILDPCDWEEKFNLYKGSGLGLAHDMSQVGGFRPANKDEELKNLYYTGASTVPGTGLPIVVISSRLATERILKDHGTI; encoded by the coding sequence ATGAAAACAGCACTGATTATAGGCACAGGTCTCGGGGGATTATCCACAGCCCTAAGACTTACAACGCATGGTTACAAAGTAACGATGGTGGAAAAATACCATAAACCAGGCGGAAGACTTAATCAGTTAGAGAGCAAAGGCTTTAAATTTGATATGGGGCCTTCATTCTTTAGCATGAGCTATGAGTTTGAAGAACTTTTCAAATCTTGTAATATAAAAAACCCTTTGTCCTTTCAAGAGCTGGATCCACTATATGCTGTAAACTTTGAGGGCAATCCCAAGGCATATCTCATTCATAAAAACTTGGACAAGCTGGCAGAAGAGTTTGCAGAAATTGAGCCTAACTTCAAAAAAAATGCCCAAAGGTATTTACAAGCTGCAAAAGAAATATTTCATGACACAGAACACCGGGTTATTAAAAGAAACTTTTCCAACAAACTAGATTACCTAAAGTCTTTAACTGGTGTCCCATTAAAACATGGCCCAAAACTATTCAGGACCATGTGGAAGGAACTGGAAAGCCACTTTAGTTCTGAAGAAGTGAAAATAATATTTTCTTTGGTAGCTTTTTTCCTTGGCTCAACCCCCTTTGACACTCCTGCTGTATACAGCCTTCTAAACTATACAGAGTTACAACATGACGGCTACTGGAAAGTAAAAGGCGGTATGTACAAAATAACAGAAGAGCTGGTAAAGGTACTAGAGGAAAGAAAGGTGGAAATACACTATAATACTGAGATAAAAGGAATAGATATCAAAAACAATGCGATATCAAACTTTATAGATCAAAACGGTAAAAGGTGGAAAGCGGACGTATATGTAACAAATTCAGATGCGGCAGCTTTCCGGGGCAAAATACTTGGCCGCAAAAAATATGAGGAGAAAAAACTGGACAAGATGCATTGGACACTTGCCCCCTTCACCATATACTTAGGGGTTAAAGGCAAAATCCCCAACCTGCATCACCACAACTACTTTCTAGGGAATAACTTTAAAGCATATTCGGACACGATATTCAAGACTTCTGTTGCACCTGAAAAGCCTTACTATTATGTAAATGTAAGCTCCAAGTCAGAACCGTCTTGCGCACCACCTGACTGTGAAAACTTATTTATTTTATGCCCAGTCCCAGACAAAAGATTTAAGAGCAACTGGACAGATCGTGAAGCATTAGCAAATAATATCATTGCCGATCTTTCAAAAAGAATATCTTATGATCTGAAAGAAAACACCATCACCCAAACCATATTAGACCCATGTGACTGGGAAGAAAAATTTAACCTTTATAAAGGAAGCGGGTTAGGACTTGCACATGACATGAGCCAGGTAGGAGGCTTTAGACCTGCAAACAAAGATGAAGAATTAAAAAACCTGTATTATACAGGAGCCTCTACAGTTCCCGGGACAGGTTTACCCATAGTTGTAATCAGTTCAAGACTTGCCACAGAAAGAATCCTAAAAGACCATGGAACTATATAG